From Lolium perenne isolate Kyuss_39 chromosome 5, Kyuss_2.0, whole genome shotgun sequence, a single genomic window includes:
- the LOC127304481 gene encoding E3 ubiquitin-protein ligase Os03g0188200-like yields MSGDSVLVGASIAMLVVLSLATFFCANRRRRAVHGSSSQRSVVDDVELGRGGCVTAAAGLEEEVMAAYPTTVYSSSAAPVGERSTREEAPDDETTCAVCLAEYADGDELRRLPGCHHSFHRRCVDDWLRRRPTCPLCRTLPTASACMQTQQSDAR; encoded by the coding sequence ATGTCCGGGGACAGCGTGCTCGTTGGCGCCTCCATAGCCATGCTCGTCGTGCTCTCCCTCGCCACCTTCTTCTGCGCCAACCGGCGGAGGAGGGCAGTGCACGGCTCGTCGTCGCAGCGGAGCGTCGTCGACGACGTGGAGCTCGGGCGCGGCGGGTGCGTGACCGCGGCCGCGGGGCTAGAGGAGGAGGTCATGGCCGCCTATCCGACGACTGTGTACTCCTCGTCGGCCGCGCCCGTCGGTGAGCGGAGTACGAGGGAGGAGGCGCCAGACGACGAGACAACGTGCGCGGTTTGTCTGGCGGAGTACGCCGACGGCGACGAGCTCCGGCGGCTACCGGGGTGTCATCACTCGTTCCACCGGCGGTGCGTCGACGACTGGCTCCGCCGGCGGCCGACCTGCCCGCTCTGCCGCACGCTGCCGACAGCGTCAGCATGCATGCAGACGCAGCAGAGTGACGCAAGATAG